From Scomber scombrus chromosome 13, fScoSco1.1, whole genome shotgun sequence, a single genomic window includes:
- the nfe2l2a gene encoding nuclear factor erythroid 2-related factor 2a, whose product MMMEMEVMHSGQQDMELIDILWKQDIDLGARREVFDYNHRQKEHELQRQRELEEEKRLHLVREQEKALLAQLQLDEETGEYIPRPPPSAPLQSAVTPLEVTQNVNFTEDNADTMSFDECLQLLAETFPVEETENTPVCLNTTAVSPPSSSSMIMSPEQPALPPVTLSPGPLLPPPTPQTMSPELEQAWMELLSLPELQQCLNMQMEDTLETTTYPLPNSPEVQNPNFTFYPLPSVTEGETNNLNVCPAEFINTFDGSVTSMVSPDNLSQIDKKDPQINTNFNAKGFCDIFYPDPLLEENSGQHGIEGNERSIMSDIPNKPLFTPVDLYSLSPGDTFDREKTNLTAELPDSDSGISSNTSPNSSSPGKSVYGDGSFGYSDSDMEEMDQNPGSAESDYSEMFSLNFQPDDLQSGIPVTALMCQTQQQDKKPKQQKTEPAEENGHNNAPFTKDKQKKRSDMRLSRDEQRAKTLKIPFTVDMIINLPVDDFNEMMSKHQLNEAQLALVRDIRRRGKNKVAAQNCRKRKMENIVGLEGDLDSLKDEKERLQSEKSQNIKNLKEMKQQLNSLYLEVFSLLRDEKGNSYSPSDYSLQQSSDGSVFLVPRIKKTFIKSEDNHISPL is encoded by the exons ATGATGATGGAAATGGAGGTGATGCATTCCGGTCAACAG GACATGGAACTGATTGACATCCTGTGGAAGCAGGACATTGATCTTGGTGCCAGGCGTGAGGTGTTCGACTACAATCACCGTCAGAAAGAACATGAGCTGCAGAGGCAGcgggagctggaggaggagaaacggCTGCACCTGGTCAGGGAGCAAGAGAAGGCCTTGCTGGCACAGCTACAGCTAGATGAGGAGACGGGAGAGTACATACCCCGCCCGCCACCCAGCGCCCCACTGCAATCGGCAGTCACACCTCTAGAGGTTACACAG AATGTCAACTTCACAGAAGACAATGCTGATACCATGTCATTTGACGAATGTTTGCAGCTGCTGGCAGAAACCTTTCCTGTAGAGGAAACTGAG AACACCCCAGTTTGCCTGAACACAACTGCTGTTTCAccacccagcagcagcagcatgatcATGTCCCCTGAGCAGCCAGCTCTGCCGCCAGTCACTCTTTCCCCAGGTccactactaccaccaccaacaccacagACGATGTCCCCAGAGTTGGAGCAGGCTTGGATGGAGCTTTTGTCCCTTCCAGAGCTACAG caatgcCTGAACATGCAAATGGAGGACACACTGGAAACTACAACATATCCTCTTCCAAACAGCCCTGAAGTACAGAATCCAAACTTTACGTTTTACCCCTTGCCCAGTGTCACAGAGGGGGAGACAAACAATCTAAATGTTTGTCCTGCAGAatttattaatacatttgatgGCTCTGTTACCAGCATGGTGTCACCGGACAATCTCAGCCAGATTGACAAAAAAGATCCTCAGATAAATACTAACTTCAATGCAAAAGGTTTCTGTGACATATTTTACCCTGACCCTCTACTGGAAGAGAACAGTGGTCAGCATGGCATTGAGGGCAATGAAAGAAGCATCATGTCCGATATCCCAAACAAACCACTCTTCACACCAGTGGACCTGTACAGCCTCTCACCTGGTGACACATTTGatagagaaaaaacaaatctgacagCAGAATTACCAGACTCAGATTCAGGAATTTCTTCAAACACAAGTCCAAATTCTAGCTCACCTGGGAAATCTGTATATGGAGATGGGTCCTTTGGTTACAGTGATTCAGACATGGAGGAGATGGATCAAAACCCTGGGAGTGCAGAATCTGACTACTCCGAGATGTTCTCATTAAATTTCCAACCAGATGACCTTCAGTCAGGAATTCCTGTAACTGCACTAATGTGTCAGACACAGCAGCAGGACAAGAAACCCAAACAACAAAAGACGGAGCCAGCAGAAGAGAATGGCCACAACAACGCCCCCTTCACCAAAGACAAGCAAAAGAAACGCTCTGACATGCGTCTCTCCAGAGACGAGCAGAGGGCTAAAACCCTCAAAATCCCATTCACTGTTGACATGATTATCAATCTGCCTGTTGATGACTTCAATGAGATGATGTCAAAGCACCAACTGAACGAGGCCCAGCTGGCCCTGGTCCGAGACATACGGCGCCGTGGCAAGAACAAGGTAGCTGCCCAGAACTGCCGCAAACGCAAGATGGAGAACATAGTGGGGCTTGAGGGCGACCTGGACTCACTGAAAGATGAAAAGGAGCGTCTTCAGAGCGAGAAGAGCCAGAACATCAAAAACCTGAAGGAAATGAAGCAGCAGCTCAACAGCCTGTACCTGGAGGTCTTTAGTTTGTTGAGAGATGAGAAGGGGAATTCCTACTCCCCATCTGACTACTCCCTCCAGCAGTCAAGTGACGGCAGCGTCTTCCTTGTTCCTCGCATTAAAAAGACTTTCATCAAGAGCGAAGACAACCACATTTCTCCTTTGTAA